A portion of the Segatella copri DSM 18205 genome contains these proteins:
- the rsxE gene encoding electron transport complex subunit RsxE — protein sequence MSNVKILMNGLIKENPTFVLLLGMCPTLATTTSAINGLSMGLATMAVLICTNFVISCIKKITPDMVRIPVFIVVIAAFVTILQMLMSAYAPDSINQALGIYIPLIVVNCIILGRAESFAAKNSPIASLFDGIGCGLGFTLALTILGCAREILGAGSVFGITLLPETTNILMFILPPGAFLTLGYIIAIFNKVKK from the coding sequence ATGAGTAATGTTAAGATTTTGATGAACGGACTCATCAAGGAGAATCCAACCTTCGTGTTGCTTCTCGGTATGTGTCCTACTTTGGCTACAACAACCAGCGCCATCAACGGTCTCTCTATGGGATTGGCTACCATGGCGGTGCTGATTTGTACCAACTTTGTTATTTCCTGTATCAAGAAGATTACCCCGGATATGGTTCGCATCCCTGTTTTCATCGTAGTGATTGCAGCCTTCGTAACCATCCTTCAGATGTTGATGAGCGCTTATGCTCCCGACAGCATCAATCAGGCGCTGGGTATTTATATTCCGCTGATTGTAGTAAACTGTATCATCCTGGGTAGAGCAGAGAGCTTTGCTGCCAAGAATTCGCCTATAGCCAGCCTCTTCGATGGCATTGGTTGCGGTTTGGGTTTCACCCTTGCCTTGACCATCCTGGGTTGTGCCCGCGAGATACTCGGCGCAGGTAGTGTTTTCGGTATCACTCTGTTGCCGGAGACTACCAACATTCTGATGTTCATCCTGCCTCCTGGAGCTTTCCTCACCTTGGGTTACATCATTGCTATATTTAATAAGGTAAAGAAGTAA
- a CDS encoding RnfABCDGE type electron transport complex subunit G, with amino-acid sequence MQKLESSLKNMVLVLVGIALIVGAVLAYINHLTSGPIAEKAAQSLAAGIKSVMGTEELQVAEPEEVKQEFGGKEFSFIIHKCSDKSGKQLGAAVESTTGGFGGDLKVLVGFDTEGKIMGYTVLQASETPGLGAKAATWFQKDGKGSIIGKTPMDGDLHVSKDDKSGNAVDAITASTITSRAFLKAINQAYAVYAKKDVDGESGASQKADAESGVSKVEHNEKKG; translated from the coding sequence ATGCAGAAATTAGAATCATCATTAAAGAACATGGTGCTTGTGCTGGTGGGTATAGCGCTCATCGTAGGTGCCGTGCTTGCATATATCAATCATCTTACATCTGGTCCTATCGCCGAGAAGGCTGCACAGAGTCTGGCTGCCGGCATCAAGAGCGTGATGGGTACTGAAGAACTCCAGGTGGCTGAGCCTGAAGAGGTGAAGCAGGAGTTTGGCGGTAAGGAATTCTCTTTCATCATCCACAAGTGCTCTGACAAGAGCGGCAAGCAGCTGGGTGCTGCCGTAGAGAGTACTACCGGTGGTTTCGGTGGCGATCTGAAGGTGCTCGTAGGCTTCGATACCGAGGGCAAGATTATGGGTTATACCGTGCTTCAGGCTTCAGAAACTCCAGGTTTGGGCGCCAAGGCTGCTACGTGGTTCCAGAAAGACGGAAAGGGTAGCATCATCGGTAAGACTCCAATGGATGGCGACCTCCACGTATCTAAGGACGATAAGAGTGGCAATGCCGTAGACGCCATTACCGCATCAACCATTACCAGCCGCGCCTTCCTCAAGGCTATCAACCAGGCTTATGCCGTTTATGCCAAGAAGGATGTTGACGGCGAGAGCGGTGCATCTCAGAAAGCAGATGCAGAGAGCGGTGTATCTAAAGTTGAACATAACGAAAAGAAAGGATAA